The Akkermansia sp. N21116 genome includes a region encoding these proteins:
- a CDS encoding MBL fold metallo-hydrolase, with protein MISFTNISGAEEIGSNCYLLDIEGTKVVLDSGMHPKKEGLAAIPEFGLIDEGSLEAIFISHSHLDHLGTLPVLQDKQPGAEVFMTPAAAAVSEVMLHNSVNVMSSKRLEFGIVEYPLFTHQELDRLSESWQTKACNEAFRVGFNKDVLATFHDAGHILGSAGVYLESATGHSIFYTGDVQFENQSLIPGADFPEDGVDTLIMECTRGLQKRPEGYTREGELKRFAARISDTLARGGIVLIPVFALGKSQEMLYNLHRFKKEGWIPAKTPVYYGGLSAKVTRLYDLFDSKTRRMDAGFLIKDEVVITPLPKKARGPMRCEPGNIYLVSSGMMTEKTLSNTLSDQILPNPKNSILFVGYCDPDSPAGLLKTIPHGETVKLRPNAHPVPVNCEIDSFDFSGHTDRELLIGYAKKLNPSQIVLVHGDPEALEWMRTRLTLELPQTKIIVPKAGQVYLLN; from the coding sequence ATGATTAGTTTTACGAACATTAGCGGTGCCGAGGAAATCGGATCCAACTGCTATCTGCTGGACATTGAAGGAACCAAAGTGGTGCTGGACTCCGGTATGCACCCTAAAAAGGAAGGACTGGCGGCTATCCCTGAATTCGGATTGATTGACGAAGGTTCTCTGGAAGCAATTTTCATTTCACATTCCCATCTCGACCATTTGGGCACACTTCCCGTTTTGCAGGATAAACAGCCGGGAGCGGAAGTATTTATGACGCCAGCGGCGGCAGCCGTTTCAGAGGTCATGCTGCATAACTCCGTCAATGTCATGAGTTCCAAGCGACTGGAGTTCGGCATCGTCGAATACCCCCTCTTTACGCATCAGGAATTGGACCGTTTGTCGGAAAGCTGGCAGACCAAGGCTTGTAATGAAGCCTTCCGCGTCGGATTCAACAAGGACGTTCTGGCTACATTCCATGATGCCGGTCACATCCTCGGATCAGCCGGCGTCTATCTGGAAAGCGCAACTGGCCATTCGATCTTCTATACAGGCGATGTCCAATTTGAAAACCAAAGTTTGATTCCCGGAGCGGACTTCCCTGAAGACGGAGTCGATACCCTGATCATGGAATGCACGCGCGGACTCCAAAAACGCCCGGAGGGCTACACGAGGGAAGGGGAACTGAAAAGGTTTGCTGCCAGGATTTCCGATACGTTGGCCCGTGGAGGCATTGTTCTGATTCCTGTATTTGCTCTCGGTAAAAGCCAGGAAATGCTCTATAATCTCCACCGCTTCAAGAAGGAAGGGTGGATTCCGGCTAAAACGCCGGTTTATTATGGAGGACTGAGTGCCAAGGTGACGCGACTGTATGATTTGTTCGACTCCAAAACCCGCCGGATGGATGCCGGGTTCCTGATCAAGGATGAAGTAGTCATTACCCCGTTGCCTAAAAAGGCTCGCGGACCAATGCGTTGTGAACCTGGTAACATCTACCTCGTTTCCAGCGGAATGATGACGGAAAAGACTCTCTCCAACACATTGTCCGACCAGATTCTTCCCAACCCGAAAAACTCGATTCTCTTTGTCGGCTATTGCGACCCGGATTCTCCGGCCGGTTTACTAAAGACAATTCCTCACGGAGAAACGGTCAAACTCCGTCCGAATGCCCATCCCGTACCCGTCAATTGTGAAATCGACAGTTTCGACTTTTCCGGTCACACCGACCGGGAACTTTTGATCGGCTATGCCAAAAAGTTGAATCCCTCCCAGATCGTTCTTGTCCATGGAGATCCAGAAGC